A stretch of Oncorhynchus mykiss isolate Arlee chromosome 26, USDA_OmykA_1.1, whole genome shotgun sequence DNA encodes these proteins:
- the LOC118944413 gene encoding cortexin domain-containing 1-like: protein MEEGATPDPEFVDVDQGMTLACVAFLCLLLVAMIIRCARVIMDPYSAIPTSTWEEQHLDD, encoded by the coding sequence ATGGAGGAGGGGGCCACTCCCGACCCAGAGTTCGTGGACGTGGACCAGGGCATGACGCTGGCCTGTGTGGCCTTCCTCTGCCTTCTCCTGGTGGCCATGATCATCCGCTGTGCCCGGGTCATCATGGACCCCTACAGCGCTATACCCACCTCCACCTGGGAAGAGCAGCACCTGGATGACTAG
- the LOC110506873 gene encoding major histocompatibility complex class I-related gene protein isoform X1, translated as MGKLSVLLFVHSFSTIVNAGSGSHSLWVLATYISGETPFPEFTVVVMLDDIQVTYYDSNMKHFIYRVNNTPNKMHDNEAQDGAYVFGMMFNNMKERSFNLKHHFNLTEGVQVQQRMSGCEMLDNGEPVMFVVKDTFNAIYTDQMVCYNMTHFIYDAGKLLRGWDGMRQAFERVLFENVHLPICIRTLKTNLKREKTFAMRKVPPRLRLIKKEVSGGLKVSCLAFGFYPRHINMTLLRDGQPVAEQDLTGGEVLPSGDGTYQLRKSLEVSTEELKKRHNYTCTASHLSLDNKLDVSWESGAERVHLSTFSALLVMLLIVILLGIFICVRRWRYTASQSKIANVDAKVSEEINLSSDSET; from the exons ATGGGCAAACTGTCTGTCCTTCTTTTTGTTCATTCGTTTTCCACCATTGTCAACGCAG GTTCAGGATCACATTCTCTGTGGGTACTTGCAACATATATAAGTGGAGAGACGCCTTTCCCTGAGTTTACGGTTGTGGTGATGTTGGATGACATTCAAGTGACTTACTATGACTCCAACATGAAACACTTCATCTACAGGGTAAATAACACCCCTAACAAAATGCATGATAACGAAGCTCAGGACGGAGCTTATGTATTTGGAATGATGTTCAACAACATGAAAGAGAGATCATTTAACCTAAAGCACCACTTCAACCTCACGGAAGGTGTTCAAGTTCAGCAAAGAATGTCTGGCTGTGAGATGTTGGACAATGGTGAACCGGTCATGTTCGTGGTAAAGGACACTTTCAATGCCATTTATACAGATCAAATGGTATGTTACAACATGACACATTTTATATATGATGCTGGGAAACTACTacgaggatgggatgggatgaggCAAGCGTTTGAAAGAGTATTATTTGAGAATGTTCATCTTCCCATTTGCATCAGAACACTGAAGACAAACCTGAAGAGAGAGAAGACCTTTGCGATGCGTAAAGTTCCTCCCAGACTCAGGTTGATAAAGAAAGAGGTTTCTGGAGGGCTCAAGGTGAGCTGCCTGGCGTTTGGTTTCTACCCCCGCCACATCAACATGACCCTGCTGAGAGACGGCCAGCCAGTGGCAGAACAGGATCTGACAGGGGGGGAGGTTCTGCCTAGTGGAGACGGGACCTACCAGCTGAGGAAGAGTCTGGAGGTCAGTACTGAGGAGCTAAAGAAGAGACACAACTACACCTGTACTGCCTCTCACCTCAGTCTGGACAACAAGCTGGATGTCAGTTGGGAGTCTGGGGCAGAGAGAGTTCACCTATCCACCTTCTCAGCTCTACTGGTGATGCTGCTGATTGTTATTCTATTGGGCATTTTCATTTGCGTTAGGAGGTGGAGATACACTGCCTCACAGTCTAAAATTGCCAACGTTGATGCAAAAGTGTCAGAGGAAATTAACCTTTCTTCAGATTCTGAGACCTAA
- the LOC110506873 gene encoding major histocompatibility complex class I-related gene protein isoform X2 has protein sequence MGKLSVLLFVHSFSTIVNAGSHSLWVLATYISGETPFPEFTVVVMLDDIQVTYYDSNMKHFIYRVNNTPNKMHDNEAQDGAYVFGMMFNNMKERSFNLKHHFNLTEGVQVQQRMSGCEMLDNGEPVMFVVKDTFNAIYTDQMVCYNMTHFIYDAGKLLRGWDGMRQAFERVLFENVHLPICIRTLKTNLKREKTFAMRKVPPRLRLIKKEVSGGLKVSCLAFGFYPRHINMTLLRDGQPVAEQDLTGGEVLPSGDGTYQLRKSLEVSTEELKKRHNYTCTASHLSLDNKLDVSWESGAERVHLSTFSALLVMLLIVILLGIFICVRRWRYTASQSKIANVDAKVSEEINLSSDSET, from the exons ATGGGCAAACTGTCTGTCCTTCTTTTTGTTCATTCGTTTTCCACCATTGTCAACGCAG GATCACATTCTCTGTGGGTACTTGCAACATATATAAGTGGAGAGACGCCTTTCCCTGAGTTTACGGTTGTGGTGATGTTGGATGACATTCAAGTGACTTACTATGACTCCAACATGAAACACTTCATCTACAGGGTAAATAACACCCCTAACAAAATGCATGATAACGAAGCTCAGGACGGAGCTTATGTATTTGGAATGATGTTCAACAACATGAAAGAGAGATCATTTAACCTAAAGCACCACTTCAACCTCACGGAAGGTGTTCAAGTTCAGCAAAGAATGTCTGGCTGTGAGATGTTGGACAATGGTGAACCGGTCATGTTCGTGGTAAAGGACACTTTCAATGCCATTTATACAGATCAAATGGTATGTTACAACATGACACATTTTATATATGATGCTGGGAAACTACTacgaggatgggatgggatgaggCAAGCGTTTGAAAGAGTATTATTTGAGAATGTTCATCTTCCCATTTGCATCAGAACACTGAAGACAAACCTGAAGAGAGAGAAGACCTTTGCGATGCGTAAAGTTCCTCCCAGACTCAGGTTGATAAAGAAAGAGGTTTCTGGAGGGCTCAAGGTGAGCTGCCTGGCGTTTGGTTTCTACCCCCGCCACATCAACATGACCCTGCTGAGAGACGGCCAGCCAGTGGCAGAACAGGATCTGACAGGGGGGGAGGTTCTGCCTAGTGGAGACGGGACCTACCAGCTGAGGAAGAGTCTGGAGGTCAGTACTGAGGAGCTAAAGAAGAGACACAACTACACCTGTACTGCCTCTCACCTCAGTCTGGACAACAAGCTGGATGTCAGTTGGGAGTCTGGGGCAGAGAGAGTTCACCTATCCACCTTCTCAGCTCTACTGGTGATGCTGCTGATTGTTATTCTATTGGGCATTTTCATTTGCGTTAGGAGGTGGAGATACACTGCCTCACAGTCTAAAATTGCCAACGTTGATGCAAAAGTGTCAGAGGAAATTAACCTTTCTTCAGATTCTGAGACCTAA